A single window of Chloracidobacterium thermophilum B DNA harbors:
- a CDS encoding asparaginase, which produces MPAHPSPPNQDAPVLVEVWRGSAVESRHRGAIVAATATGQMVDAVGDPNWLCFLRSAAKPFQAMAVLRTGAAERFALTTRELAIMAASHNGEPEHTAVVAGLLSRLGLTADVLRCGTHPPFNRAAARRLAGATITALHNNCSGKHAGMLAGCLAAGFATADYDAPTHPLQTEIANTIATMCNVAVEAMPRGLDGCTVPTWAVPLQNLAVGYARLFAHSPYPEESRRMATAMLAHPELIGGTERIDTDLMRAVPGHLLSKVGAEGVHAVAVPASDRFPDALGLAVKIEDGDSFRARNTVVLEALRQLGLLGAEPYAALMEKYSQPILTHRQQPAGELRAVFQLTQAAP; this is translated from the coding sequence ATGCCAGCACATCCTTCACCGCCAAACCAGGACGCACCGGTTCTTGTCGAAGTCTGGCGCGGCTCAGCCGTGGAGTCGCGTCACCGGGGTGCCATTGTGGCCGCGACTGCCACCGGACAGATGGTGGACGCCGTAGGCGATCCGAACTGGCTCTGTTTCCTGCGCTCGGCAGCCAAGCCTTTTCAGGCCATGGCCGTACTCCGCACCGGCGCCGCCGAACGCTTTGCTCTCACCACGCGCGAACTGGCCATCATGGCCGCTTCACACAATGGCGAGCCGGAACATACGGCCGTCGTTGCCGGATTGCTCAGCCGACTGGGACTTACGGCAGACGTGCTCCGGTGCGGCACGCATCCGCCGTTCAATCGCGCCGCGGCCCGCCGCCTTGCCGGAGCCACCATCACAGCATTGCACAACAACTGTTCCGGCAAACACGCCGGCATGCTGGCTGGCTGTCTCGCAGCCGGTTTTGCGACCGCGGATTACGATGCTCCGACACACCCGCTTCAGACTGAAATTGCCAACACCATCGCCACGATGTGTAACGTGGCAGTGGAAGCCATGCCCCGCGGCCTGGATGGCTGCACGGTGCCGACCTGGGCCGTGCCACTCCAGAACCTGGCCGTTGGTTATGCCCGGCTCTTTGCCCATTCCCCTTACCCGGAGGAAAGCCGGCGGATGGCGACGGCCATGCTGGCGCATCCCGAACTCATCGGCGGAACCGAGCGCATTGACACGGACCTGATGCGCGCCGTACCGGGGCACCTGCTCTCGAAGGTCGGCGCGGAAGGTGTCCACGCTGTTGCCGTCCCGGCAAGCGATCGCTTTCCCGATGCACTTGGGCTGGCGGTCAAGATTGAGGATGGTGACAGCTTCCGCGCCCGCAACACGGTCGTGCTGGAGGCACTCCGGCAACTGGGACTGCTCGGCGCTGAACCGTACGCGGCGCTCATGGAAAAGTACAGCCAGCCCATTCTGACCCACCGCCAGCAACCGGCCGGTGAACTGCGCGCCGTGTTTCAGCTCACTCAAGCCGCCCCGTAG
- a CDS encoding type IV pilus inner membrane component PilO, translated as MTFLLQVVVTLVVVIVAVFAFDISVCSDLRTQAERDEKEAQKLDSEVRELENVRVQLSEYKKKTEEYMRDLQAYRANIPEEVRLSETLAQLQRIAQGRSAIVREFRPGPVRKQSFYYEKPVSVKAGTTYDQIGQLFADIAALPRIVRVSDVEIRQASPQTPRLTIEVSYEITMFFASEKDILSLDDESR; from the coding sequence ATGACTTTTTTATTACAAGTTGTTGTTACCCTCGTAGTGGTTATTGTGGCAGTCTTTGCTTTTGACATCTCGGTATGTAGCGACCTGCGAACCCAGGCTGAGCGCGATGAGAAGGAAGCACAAAAGCTTGATAGTGAAGTGCGCGAGCTGGAAAACGTCCGTGTGCAGCTCAGCGAATACAAGAAAAAAACTGAAGAATACATGCGTGACTTGCAGGCATATCGCGCGAACATCCCTGAAGAGGTGCGCCTGTCTGAAACCTTGGCCCAGTTACAGCGAATTGCGCAGGGACGTTCTGCCATCGTCCGCGAATTTCGTCCTGGTCCCGTTCGGAAGCAGAGCTTTTATTACGAAAAGCCTGTCAGTGTCAAAGCTGGTACGACCTACGATCAGATTGGTCAACTCTTTGCCGATATTGCTGCCCTCCCACGCATCGTCCGGGTTTCGGATGTCGAAATCCGTCAGGCCAGCCCCCAGACCCCCAGACTGACCATTGAAGTGAGTTATGAAATCACGATGTTCTTCGCTTCTGAGAAGGACATCCTGAGTCTTGATGATGAGTCAAGGTAA
- the pilM gene encoding type IV pilus assembly protein PilM, with protein MGLLGFGSAKTTVGIDIGSSAIKVVELQPVKNGTYKLLNIGHANLVPDAIVDGHIIDLNHVSDAIGRLLGEHKIKTKDVHTSVSGHSVIIKKIEVAYMTDDELAERIQWEADQHIPFDITDVNLDYSVVGRDPASGVMQVLLVACKRDKIAQYTTVISQAGRNPVVIDVDAFALQNAYEVNYQPMPTATVALLDIGAAVTSINIVRGSNSVFTRDISAGGNQYTDLLQKELGLTFEQAEALKRGVPTDNGLQPSDAQSLIDSVTDILAMEVQKTMDFWRATSSSDVAPIDRVLVAGGSSKISGLTSAFSERFGIPVERFNAFNPSRIKVDSGKFDEEYIREMSPTMAVAVGLAARQPGQ; from the coding sequence ATGGGCCTGCTGGGTTTCGGTAGTGCCAAGACCACGGTTGGTATTGACATTGGCTCCAGTGCCATCAAAGTGGTGGAACTCCAACCGGTCAAAAACGGTACTTATAAGCTTCTGAACATTGGTCATGCCAATCTTGTTCCCGACGCTATTGTGGATGGCCATATCATTGACCTGAATCACGTCAGCGATGCTATCGGCCGCCTTCTTGGTGAGCACAAAATCAAAACCAAAGATGTCCATACATCAGTTTCAGGGCACTCAGTTATTATCAAGAAGATTGAAGTTGCTTACATGACCGATGATGAGCTGGCTGAACGGATTCAGTGGGAAGCCGACCAGCACATCCCATTTGACATTACGGATGTCAACTTGGATTACTCTGTCGTCGGCCGCGATCCGGCGAGTGGTGTCATGCAGGTTCTTCTGGTGGCCTGTAAGCGTGACAAGATTGCCCAGTACACAACCGTCATTTCCCAGGCGGGGAGAAATCCAGTCGTTATTGACGTGGATGCTTTTGCCCTGCAAAACGCCTACGAAGTCAACTACCAACCAATGCCGACAGCGACTGTGGCATTGCTCGACATAGGTGCAGCTGTGACGAGCATCAATATCGTCCGCGGATCGAACTCAGTCTTCACCCGTGATATTTCGGCTGGTGGTAACCAATATACCGACCTGCTGCAAAAAGAGCTGGGACTAACCTTTGAGCAGGCCGAAGCCCTGAAACGGGGGGTTCCAACAGACAATGGTTTGCAGCCGAGCGATGCGCAGTCACTGATTGATTCGGTGACGGACATCCTCGCCATGGAAGTTCAGAAAACAATGGATTTCTGGCGTGCCACGAGTTCGTCGGATGTGGCCCCCATAGACCGCGTGCTGGTTGCTGGAGGGAGTTCAAAAATATCTGGCTTGACTTCTGCCTTTTCGGAACGATTTGGAATTCCGGTTGAGCGGTTCAATGCATTCAATCCTTCCCGGATCAAGGTGGATTCGGGGAAATTTGATGAAGAGTATATTCGTGAAATGTCACCCACGATGGCTGTGGCTGTTGGGTTGGCTGCGCGCCAGCCTGGACAGTAA
- the mtnA gene encoding S-methyl-5-thioribose-1-phosphate isomerase — MRTVEWTPAGVRVIDQRVLPGSELYRTYTTCEEVAEAIRTMVIRGAPAIGVAAAFGIALGVRASVAAGEDLPAAFERICQTMAATRPTAVNLFWAIERMRRQFEHLRAEKTPEALIAEALVAEAQAIHAEDIATCRQIGRHGAELIPDGATVLTHCNAGALATAGYGTALGVIRAAVEQGKRITVYADETRPFLQGARLTTWELMQDGIPVTLICDNMAGHFMKLGRINCVVVGADRIAANGDTANKIGTYMVAVLAQRHRIPFYVAAPVSTLDLTLETGDGIPIEDRAAQEVTHIASVPIAPAGVAVANPAFDVTPHDLITGIITERGVAYPPFTVSLRRLAAGT; from the coding sequence ATGCGCACTGTGGAGTGGACGCCGGCTGGCGTGCGTGTCATTGATCAGCGCGTTTTACCCGGCAGCGAACTGTATCGCACGTACACGACCTGTGAGGAGGTTGCCGAGGCCATTCGGACGATGGTCATCCGTGGGGCCCCGGCCATTGGCGTGGCGGCGGCGTTCGGTATTGCCTTGGGGGTTCGGGCAAGTGTGGCCGCCGGGGAAGACCTCCCGGCCGCCTTTGAGCGGATTTGCCAGACTATGGCTGCCACCCGCCCCACAGCCGTCAACCTGTTCTGGGCCATCGAGCGCATGCGTCGCCAGTTTGAACATCTGCGCGCCGAAAAGACACCGGAAGCCCTGATTGCAGAAGCCCTGGTGGCGGAAGCCCAGGCCATCCACGCAGAAGACATTGCCACCTGCCGCCAGATTGGTCGCCACGGCGCGGAACTCATTCCCGACGGCGCAACCGTACTGACCCACTGTAACGCCGGTGCGCTGGCGACAGCCGGCTACGGGACAGCGCTGGGGGTGATTCGTGCCGCCGTCGAGCAGGGGAAGCGGATCACCGTTTATGCCGATGAAACCCGTCCCTTTTTGCAGGGCGCACGCCTGACGACATGGGAACTCATGCAGGACGGCATACCGGTGACATTAATCTGCGACAACATGGCCGGTCACTTCATGAAGCTGGGGCGCATCAACTGTGTTGTCGTCGGTGCCGACCGGATTGCCGCCAACGGCGACACCGCCAACAAGATTGGAACATACATGGTGGCCGTGCTGGCGCAGCGCCATCGTATTCCTTTCTACGTGGCCGCGCCGGTTTCCACCCTTGACCTGACCCTTGAAACCGGCGATGGCATTCCGATTGAAGACCGCGCTGCACAGGAAGTCACGCATATTGCGTCCGTACCGATTGCGCCCGCCGGCGTGGCCGTTGCCAACCCGGCCTTTGACGTGACGCCACACGATCTCATCACCGGGATTATTACGGAGCGTGGGGTTGCCTACCCTCCCTTTACCGTGTCGTTGCGCCGGTTGGCGGCCGGCACGTAA
- a CDS encoding PilN domain-containing protein — MPKINLATSAVSEPTPTIAPATTRSLAIIPLVLVGLLLVIVIAGLDWYLCNAKAREAKAHLDQAKKQKAELEQVKKERDEYEKKKKLLEARLEIIRKLDAERRGPVGMMSQINARIPEGVRLERIEMRGSKITIEGVVDRSERDREKKNRDVVIEFAQQLELRSNGLFTNVNPTFQETGQVLPDVTEQQSLKFTIVCDYNPPQPAAPSGSAQSAQAAQTVK; from the coding sequence ATGCCGAAAATCAATCTTGCCACAAGTGCAGTCAGTGAGCCGACACCTACCATTGCTCCGGCTACAACCCGAAGTCTTGCGATAATTCCTCTGGTGCTTGTTGGGCTCCTCTTGGTGATTGTCATTGCTGGTCTTGACTGGTATCTCTGCAATGCCAAAGCTCGCGAGGCCAAAGCACATCTGGATCAGGCCAAAAAACAAAAAGCCGAACTGGAGCAGGTCAAGAAAGAGCGGGATGAATACGAGAAAAAGAAGAAATTACTGGAAGCACGTTTGGAGATCATCAGAAAACTCGATGCTGAGCGACGAGGCCCGGTTGGGATGATGTCCCAAATCAATGCACGTATTCCCGAAGGTGTTCGATTGGAGCGGATCGAAATGCGGGGCAGCAAAATCACCATTGAAGGAGTGGTGGATCGGTCTGAAAGAGATCGCGAAAAGAAAAACCGGGACGTTGTTATTGAGTTCGCGCAACAGCTTGAACTTCGCTCAAACGGTCTCTTTACTAATGTCAACCCAACCTTCCAGGAGACAGGGCAGGTCCTTCCAGATGTCACTGAGCAGCAATCGCTGAAATTCACCATTGTCTGTGACTACAATCCACCCCAACCAGCAGCTCCATCAGGTTCAGCCCAATCTGCCCAAGCGGCGCAGACTGTAAAGTAG
- the rimO gene encoding 30S ribosomal protein S12 methylthiotransferase RimO: MTAPKPSLGMVSLGCPKNLVDSEVMLGLAAQSGYAITDDAGSADVIVVNTCGFIEAAKQESIDTILEMAALKAERPGRRLIVAGCLVERYRQQLPAELPEVDAFIGTNELEQLPHLLRTPAATVTPRPVVLRPRGGVPQRERTRPDADYLYSETTPRQRTTPRHYAYVKIAEGCDHPCAFCSIPQMRGHLRSRRIGSILAEVERLAEEGVREIILIGQDTTSYGEDLGLKQGLADLLRALAQVQGITWIRFLYAYPTRISDALLDVLASEPKLCPYIDMPLQHAATRMLHAMRRPGSRSFMEKLIARIRERVPGVALRTTFIVGYPGETQADFEVLLDFCAAQAFDWVGVFTYSDEEGTPAFDLPDKVPSRTAEARRAKLMRLQARLSKQRLRQFKRRVVEVLFEGPSDDSDLIWQGRIATQAPGIDGRVLITDAPEGFAPPQPGDLVHVEITATHTYDLVGRIVPNHRA, encoded by the coding sequence ATGACAGCTCCCAAACCAAGCCTTGGTATGGTCAGCCTGGGCTGTCCCAAAAATCTGGTTGATAGCGAAGTCATGCTCGGCCTGGCCGCACAAAGCGGCTATGCCATCACTGACGATGCCGGTAGCGCCGATGTCATCGTCGTCAACACCTGCGGCTTCATTGAAGCGGCTAAACAGGAATCCATAGACACCATCCTGGAGATGGCGGCGCTCAAGGCCGAACGGCCAGGACGGCGACTCATCGTGGCCGGATGTCTGGTCGAGCGTTACCGCCAGCAATTGCCGGCAGAACTCCCGGAAGTGGATGCCTTCATCGGCACGAATGAACTGGAGCAACTGCCACATCTGCTCCGTACGCCTGCGGCCACCGTCACGCCCCGGCCGGTCGTGCTTCGTCCACGAGGCGGCGTCCCCCAGCGCGAGCGTACGCGGCCGGACGCCGATTATCTCTACAGCGAGACCACCCCGCGCCAACGGACCACCCCCCGGCACTATGCCTACGTCAAGATTGCCGAGGGCTGTGACCATCCCTGCGCGTTTTGCTCCATTCCGCAGATGCGCGGCCATTTGCGCAGCCGGCGCATCGGCTCGATTCTCGCCGAAGTCGAACGCCTGGCAGAAGAAGGTGTCCGGGAAATCATCCTCATCGGACAGGATACGACAAGCTACGGGGAAGACCTGGGGCTGAAACAGGGACTGGCCGACCTGCTGCGCGCCCTGGCGCAAGTACAGGGCATCACCTGGATACGGTTTCTCTACGCCTATCCCACCCGCATCAGCGACGCGCTGCTCGATGTATTGGCCAGCGAACCAAAGCTCTGCCCCTACATTGACATGCCGCTCCAGCATGCGGCGACCCGGATGCTGCACGCCATGCGCCGGCCCGGTTCACGGTCGTTTATGGAAAAACTCATTGCGCGCATCCGTGAGCGGGTGCCGGGGGTTGCCCTGCGGACGACCTTCATCGTTGGCTACCCCGGCGAAACTCAGGCGGATTTCGAGGTGCTGCTTGATTTCTGCGCGGCCCAGGCTTTCGACTGGGTCGGCGTCTTTACCTACTCCGACGAGGAAGGCACACCGGCTTTTGACCTGCCGGACAAAGTGCCCTCCCGCACGGCCGAAGCCCGCCGGGCAAAGCTGATGCGGTTGCAGGCGCGGCTTTCCAAACAGCGTCTCAGGCAGTTCAAACGCCGTGTCGTCGAAGTGTTGTTTGAAGGGCCTTCTGACGACAGCGACCTGATCTGGCAGGGCCGGATAGCCACCCAGGCGCCGGGCATTGACGGGCGGGTGCTCATTACCGACGCGCCGGAAGGCTTCGCGCCGCCACAACCGGGCGACCTCGTCCACGTGGAGATTACAGCCACCCATACCTACGACCTCGTGGGGCGCATCGTCCCCAACCACCGGGCTTGA
- the lptC gene encoding LPS export ABC transporter periplasmic protein LptC, translated as MALGAQRWLRFLALTGVLVTTAYLVSYFVTQRAPSKPPNVARRDLAPDIEVVSNDFQYLHKEGDITRLVLQAKRDTAFVNGRHKLEGVELQTFDAQGQPTGKLTAETCDYDPTARTSDFRGNVVLTTTQGLTVKTESIRYDREAEAATTSDPVQFVRGRVSGEARGAQFDGKADRLVLEKDVRTTVTPEKPTQPTTVITAGRAEYLAREKRLVLGQGARVTQRGDALAAQTLIAQLDDAQRLRRVEAQTAATLQSAEKGFVLTASVLTFDFDPLGGLTQAVGTGQPVLRQQTETEHREVTGERLEASFTRGANASEITRAQATGNAHLHIEPVSTTAGRTPERKNLQSDTLRVTFAPGGQVMQSAEADGAAVLTVAPLAPTPRSESKILRAPRLTADFYPDGKVQTCTATGGVEMRAEPALDNSLRIPRRTTSDRAEATFDAAQGELVRIVQTGQVAFEEGPRQARAEQATFLRAQEVVELRGREKRPVVWDETLRAEARELDLSTAARSHVARGDVRTTYYEARQTGNTGMFGQPMAPVFITAQEAQVEPQRAVFTGEARCWQGDSFVRGDRLELFKADRRLTATGHVSTAFYRLARPASPKAASTPEDAPVFGTAQTFTYSDVERRARYTGDVRLTQSDTTLTAGEVEIELAARENRLERLTATNQVVIVQPGRRVTGDLARYTAADDRYVVVGNLARVEDVERGVSIAPEISFIKSEGIVRASGGAKGQRIRTTYQPKP; from the coding sequence ATGGCGTTGGGTGCACAACGGTGGCTTCGATTCCTGGCGCTGACCGGCGTGCTGGTGACGACGGCCTATCTCGTGTCCTATTTCGTGACCCAGCGTGCGCCCTCCAAGCCGCCAAATGTGGCGCGCCGCGACCTCGCCCCGGACATCGAAGTGGTTTCCAATGACTTCCAGTACCTTCACAAGGAAGGCGACATCACCCGGCTTGTCCTCCAGGCCAAGCGGGATACAGCTTTTGTGAACGGGCGGCACAAACTCGAAGGCGTTGAGTTGCAGACATTTGACGCCCAAGGACAGCCTACGGGCAAGCTGACGGCCGAAACCTGTGACTATGATCCAACGGCGCGGACTTCGGATTTCAGGGGCAACGTCGTGCTGACGACGACCCAGGGACTGACCGTTAAAACCGAGTCCATCCGCTATGACCGCGAGGCTGAAGCGGCCACCACGTCCGACCCGGTGCAGTTCGTCCGCGGGCGTGTGAGCGGAGAAGCCAGGGGGGCGCAGTTCGATGGCAAGGCCGACCGGCTGGTGTTGGAAAAGGACGTGCGCACGACCGTTACCCCTGAAAAGCCAACCCAGCCTACGACCGTCATCACTGCCGGCCGGGCTGAATATCTGGCCCGCGAAAAACGCCTCGTGCTTGGCCAGGGGGCTCGGGTGACACAACGCGGGGATGCCCTTGCGGCGCAAACCCTGATCGCTCAACTCGATGACGCCCAGCGCCTCCGCCGGGTCGAAGCCCAGACGGCAGCCACCTTGCAGAGTGCAGAAAAAGGTTTTGTTCTGACGGCCTCGGTGCTGACCTTCGACTTCGATCCCTTGGGGGGACTGACGCAGGCCGTCGGTACGGGGCAACCTGTCCTCCGGCAGCAAACCGAGACTGAACACCGCGAAGTGACCGGCGAGCGTCTGGAAGCTTCCTTTACCCGTGGCGCAAACGCCAGTGAGATCACACGGGCGCAGGCAACCGGCAACGCGCACCTGCACATTGAGCCGGTCAGTACCACGGCTGGCCGGACGCCGGAGCGGAAAAACCTTCAATCCGACACGCTGCGCGTGACTTTTGCGCCGGGGGGACAGGTCATGCAGAGCGCCGAGGCGGATGGGGCTGCCGTCCTGACCGTAGCGCCACTGGCACCGACGCCGCGCAGCGAAAGCAAAATCCTCCGCGCACCACGTCTCACGGCAGACTTTTACCCCGACGGAAAAGTGCAGACCTGTACAGCCACCGGCGGCGTCGAGATGCGGGCCGAGCCGGCGCTGGACAACTCACTGCGGATTCCCCGCCGGACGACGAGTGATCGGGCGGAAGCCACGTTTGATGCAGCGCAGGGCGAGCTGGTCCGTATTGTGCAAACCGGCCAGGTGGCTTTCGAGGAAGGTCCACGCCAGGCGCGGGCCGAGCAGGCCACATTTCTTCGGGCGCAGGAAGTCGTCGAGTTGCGCGGTCGTGAAAAGCGTCCGGTCGTATGGGACGAGACCTTGCGGGCAGAGGCCCGGGAACTCGACCTGTCAACGGCGGCACGCTCCCATGTGGCGCGCGGCGACGTGCGTACGACGTACTACGAAGCCCGCCAGACCGGCAACACCGGGATGTTTGGGCAGCCAATGGCACCTGTTTTCATCACGGCGCAGGAAGCGCAGGTCGAACCACAGCGGGCCGTCTTCACCGGCGAAGCGCGCTGTTGGCAGGGAGACAGCTTCGTACGTGGCGACCGGTTGGAACTGTTCAAGGCTGACCGCCGCCTGACGGCAACCGGGCACGTCTCCACGGCCTTTTACCGCCTGGCCCGTCCTGCCTCACCAAAAGCTGCATCCACTCCCGAAGATGCCCCGGTGTTTGGTACGGCGCAGACCTTTACCTACAGCGATGTGGAGCGGCGGGCGCGCTACACCGGAGATGTCAGGTTGACGCAGAGCGACACGACGCTGACAGCCGGGGAAGTCGAAATCGAGCTGGCTGCGCGTGAGAACCGGCTGGAGCGCCTGACGGCCACCAACCAGGTGGTCATTGTCCAGCCTGGCCGCCGGGTGACGGGCGATCTCGCCCGCTACACAGCGGCCGACGACCGCTACGTGGTGGTTGGCAATCTCGCCCGGGTCGAGGATGTCGAACGCGGGGTATCCATAGCGCCGGAGATTTCCTTCATTAAATCGGAAGGTATCGTCCGGGCTTCAGGCGGCGCGAAAGGTCAGCGCATCCGCACGACCTACCAGCCCAAGCCATAG
- the nagZ gene encoding beta-N-acetylhexosaminidase, which translates to MFSLEQKVGQLLFIGLPGPTLDVEAQQLIKSIQPGGVILFARNLESPQQTAELTADIRRFSRVMPLIAIDQEGGRVDRLRHLAGPMPSAKQISLADDAKLAFELGVVTADLLRLLGFNINFAPVLDIEFPHDQPNGLEERCWGGQAMTVIRFAGTYLEGLQNHGILGCGKHFPGLGDTAVDSHHALPTVNRSEKQLLAEDLRVYADLFSTLYTRVPAVMTAHASYPAFDGHSGIPASLSRNVVTDLLRKRMEFSGIAICDDLEMGAIQKTVEFPEAAVRAVEAGNDMLLICSRPDLMQEAQTALVRAVETGRIPRSRLEVSIDRIAKVKAMVMAPYPYSAEAFRRVTERLAALHRAVMESAAPQETLS; encoded by the coding sequence ATGTTTTCGCTGGAACAAAAAGTCGGGCAGTTGTTGTTCATCGGCTTGCCTGGCCCAACCCTGGATGTTGAAGCACAGCAGCTTATCAAGTCCATCCAGCCGGGTGGTGTCATTCTCTTTGCCCGAAATCTGGAGTCCCCGCAGCAAACGGCCGAACTGACGGCCGACATCCGCCGCTTCAGTCGGGTGATGCCGCTTATTGCGATTGACCAGGAAGGCGGACGGGTGGACCGTCTCCGCCACCTGGCCGGGCCGATGCCCTCCGCAAAGCAGATTTCACTTGCGGATGACGCCAAATTGGCCTTTGAACTGGGAGTGGTGACAGCGGATTTGCTCCGGCTGTTGGGCTTCAACATCAACTTTGCCCCGGTACTCGACATCGAGTTCCCACACGACCAACCCAACGGACTCGAAGAGCGTTGCTGGGGTGGGCAGGCCATGACGGTCATCCGCTTTGCCGGGACCTATCTCGAAGGTTTGCAGAACCACGGCATTCTGGGATGTGGCAAACACTTTCCGGGTCTGGGCGACACAGCCGTGGATTCCCACCATGCCCTGCCCACCGTCAACCGTTCGGAAAAGCAGCTTCTGGCAGAAGACCTGCGGGTTTACGCCGACCTGTTCAGCACGCTCTACACCCGTGTTCCGGCGGTGATGACCGCTCATGCCAGTTATCCGGCCTTTGACGGGCACAGTGGGATTCCGGCCTCGCTGTCCCGTAACGTCGTGACGGACCTGCTCCGCAAGCGCATGGAGTTTTCCGGCATTGCCATCTGTGATGATCTGGAAATGGGCGCCATCCAGAAAACCGTTGAGTTTCCAGAAGCTGCCGTCCGTGCCGTTGAAGCTGGTAATGACATGTTGCTTATCTGTAGCCGTCCTGACCTGATGCAGGAAGCCCAGACGGCGCTCGTGCGTGCTGTGGAGACCGGGCGGATTCCCCGGTCGCGGCTGGAGGTCTCAATTGACCGGATTGCCAAAGTCAAAGCCATGGTCATGGCTCCCTATCCCTACAGCGCCGAGGCGTTCCGCCGGGTAACAGAGCGGTTGGCCGCCCTTCACCGGGCAGTGATGGAGTCAGCCGCGCCGCAGGAAACCCTGTCCTGA